Proteins from one Oscillatoria nigro-viridis PCC 7112 genomic window:
- a CDS encoding GAF domain-containing sensor histidine kinase: protein MNQQISAQSQKLLLQIGRNIRRTLDLHTIWEQTVNSLGETLGVSRCIICPYESSSLQVKVAAEYCQEPFLPMLGMEISLTAAPHFLQALATLEPVVVDSFAANDPFGPQSLLVVATAYQEQPNGIISLHQCRGRSSAKGKTDRPWTQCQIEFAQELAEQVGSAIALATLYQERSKRVQELSQLKKQFLWKASHELRTPLNHIIGYLQLTIDDQADDPIEERDFIQEAHRSAIHLSQVISNILDYIELSEACQTHAELATFRNQEKSGHQ, encoded by the coding sequence ATGAATCAGCAAATATCAGCTCAATCGCAAAAGCTTTTACTCCAAATTGGCAGAAATATTCGTCGAACCCTGGATCTCCATACCATCTGGGAGCAAACAGTTAACAGTCTGGGAGAAACACTAGGCGTCAGCCGCTGTATCATTTGTCCCTATGAAAGTTCTAGCCTGCAAGTCAAAGTAGCTGCTGAATACTGCCAAGAACCATTTTTACCCATGCTGGGAATGGAAATCTCCCTCACAGCAGCACCTCATTTCCTTCAAGCTCTAGCCACACTCGAACCGGTGGTAGTAGACTCCTTTGCAGCCAATGACCCTTTTGGGCCGCAGTCGCTGTTAGTGGTGGCTACCGCTTACCAAGAGCAACCTAACGGCATAATTAGCTTGCATCAGTGCAGAGGTCGATCGTCGGCGAAGGGTAAGACCGATCGACCTTGGACTCAATGCCAGATCGAATTCGCACAAGAACTTGCCGAGCAAGTAGGAAGCGCGATCGCCCTCGCCACCCTCTACCAAGAGCGCAGCAAGCGAGTACAAGAACTATCCCAGCTCAAAAAGCAATTTTTGTGGAAGGCGTCCCACGAGCTCCGCACTCCCCTAAATCACATCATCGGCTATCTACAACTAACCATAGACGATCAAGCTGACGATCCGATCGAGGAGAGAGATTTTATCCAAGAAGCTCACCGTTCGGCTATCCACCTTTCTCAAGTAATTTCCAATATCTTAGATTACATTGAGTTAAGTGAAGCTTGCCAAACTCACGCAGAGTTAGCCACTTTCAGGAACCAGGAAAAATCGGGGCATCAGTAA